ATCTTAGCTGAGATCCAGGcaaaaatttataatgtgACAAGAGGATGACGTGTACTGAGCACTCGTCACAAATTGGCCAATACCGGTGGCAATAAACTTACATTACAGTTGTGCCTCTCAGTGCTTTAAAAAAGTGCACAGAAATTACTTTACAGCAGTTAACACAACTCACTAGACTCGGGCGAATTTTAAAAAGCTGGACTTTAAGCTGATCTCgtataaatttttaaataataaatatttattatcagcatcattaaaaaaaaaaaaaattttctttcctataacaatttatatttattccTACTTTTTGGAAATGGCATGATATCAGAAACTTTTGTAAATCAGATCACTGACCAAACACATTTTCTCGAATATAAACTAGTTCAACTTTTGACCAACTCTGGTAAAATTTATGATGATTGCTAAATAAAATTTACGAAGCCGCGCCAAATTGGCAAAATCGTGGATGGGATAATCATCACCGACTGCCCGTTCCCTGCACACAACTCCATCCAGACAAATGTAGACAAAGTcagcaaataaatcaaacaacCTGCACACGCGctacagaaaaaaaataaaaacgaaacatCGCTGTTGGGTAAGCAGAATACGATACCTTGTATGCCCAAAAGGGGGCGACGGCCTCCGAACTAGATATTgcattgtattgtattgtattggAATGGAATTCGCGTAAACACCAGATCGCCAGACTGGGACAGCGCACAGTAGTCAAGGGAAATCAGAGTAGTAGCCGAAAGGGAGCAGCGTTCTGTATGCAGTCTAAAAATGGAACGAAACGCTTTTTTATCCGCCCACCGCTGGCAAAACTCATCGGCATCAGCGCCAAAGATGCCTTCATCCAGTATCGAACGGATCATCTCGGATTGCCCATGGCCGGCCCATTAATTCGCTTGATGTCTTGCATATGGCAGCAAAGTTTTGCGCGTGCGGTCAAACAAAAACGGAGCAGCACGTGGAAGGAAATCAGCACTCGCAGAAAAAtgatataaatacatatacgATAAAGAATtcaacaaaattattttaaaattttggaCACTGACTTTCTTAATATCGCGGTATGAAATGGATTTTGTTTGATAACATTGTTGGTTGGATATTTAAACGAAGACCTAGTAATCCAAATTTCCAGGTTTTGAGGTGGCATTCCAAAATGGGCGtgcatttttttgtgtgtgcatCTATATGTCCACGACTGTTTATGTCCGCTCATCCGCTTATGTTCACATCCGACATCAAAACAGATGGCCAGACTTTGTAGCCCACGGTAGTGGGTGGGGGCCGAATGAAAGTATTGGTTGTTAGGTGGTGCATATACAAACGGTTATTTAACTTGGGCGTCGGCGTTCGACGCTTTCTATTGATCAGCAAGCGTCATACGAAATTGGATATGGGAACACACTGATGGCTTCTAGGGAACACTTTGAAAGGAAGTCTGGCCGTGTGTACAACGTGACGTATGAGTAATGCTTGGAGTGCCTTTAATAAAGCACCCACGAGGCGTACTAGTGATTTCGTCTCACGATTGCGTGAGACGCCttggaaaatagaaataaaaatatatttggttTTAGAACCATTATTACTAAACCTTTttccttaaaataaaaaaaaatgaagctGGCATTTTACTACAATgatgaaaagaaaaacaaaatacttgTAAAACAAAACGAGATCTTCGTTTAGATAGgttaaaacaattaaaaggtTTCCTAAGCATCAAAAGGGGCCACAATTGACAACCCCGAAatcaaaatacatttttaactGTAATAGCAAAAAATGCTGAGATCTTCTGTTGCATTCGAATGTTTGACTAAGCGCAAACCAAAATGCAATAATACACCGCACACACGCTGAATACAGAGCGCAATACTACACAGTCATTGAAAACTCATGAGCAAAAGGCCAGTGAGCGggcagaaaatatttatgcaaatataaCAAGCGCCAGGCAGCCCAACTCGACTAAATTCTCTGAAGTGGATTTTCCCATTTCGCGATTGCGTCGAAAGCCTTCAAAAGGCGTTCACGTGCCATCAAGTGATCGCTCCATGTGCCAGTCACCGGATGACAAAACACAGACCACCTCCTCCGCACCACGACAAATCGCCGATATCGGTGGAACCGGCGGTGCCACTCACTAAATTCGAGAAAGCCCAATGAGTTCAACAAATAATACGGCCAGACTTTGATCTAATTTTTCTCTTCCCAGAAGTGATAAAAAATTTTCAATCACAAGTTTTCTAACTAAAAGCTTTGAAACAAAGTCATggcatacaaaaaaataaaatatattatttattatgattttataaaatatttagtctCTTACAAAAGAGACTCACTAAATTCGAGAAAGCCCAATGAGTTCAACAAATAATACGGCCAGACTTTAATCCAATTTTTCTCTTCCCAGAAGTGATAAAAAATTTGCAATCACAAGTTTTCTAACTAAAAGCTTTGAAACAAAGTCATggcatacaaaaaaataaaatatattatttattatgattttataaaatatttagtctcttacaaaatttcaaaataaacagAATACCAAGAAATCGGGGCACAAACTGGAAAACGTAACGCACTTGTCATAATGAAGGAGGGAGCTTTTATTTAGGCAGGTATTTATTTAAGTGGCTTTCTAAACAGAGCTTCCCCCGACAGAGCGCATGATCGGTAGTCTCACACACCCGCGAAAAGTTCTTTCACCTCGAATCAGTTTCATGTTTTTGTTCAATGATCGTAAACCATCATCAGCGACTTCGGAAAGTTTTAATGCCAGCGATAGATAAGGTCGTTGATAAGTTTCGGGGAGCCAAAGCGAAATATAAACAATTGAATTCGCGCGTGTCAAAAAGAAAGAGCAAGGAAAAGAGAATAGCAAGCTAATCTACAAAAGCATAAACTCAACAGGTTGCCTTTGGGCGACCGGCATATTTCATTCATGCTATCAGCGTAACAGTCGTTTATTAAGCTCTTTGCTGCCAATACAAATGCAGTAGGCACTTATTTATATCATCCAATTTCTGTTcacaaatatataatacagtCTAGCAATCCAGCACATAACATGAAGAATTTAACAAGTAATGTCATTGTATTTCTTGGTGCACCGATAATGACTGAAGGTCATGTTGACGAGGACTGCCTCGGTAGGAACAATGTTGGGATTATTTATTGAAGAAATAaccaagaaataaaaacatggAATGAATATCATCTTTTATAAGATTATCATATAAAAGCATACTGCGAAACATTTATTGCAgatacaaaacaatttatttcagataaccaaaaaaagaatatatttatgaataaatgaagttaaaaaaaattgccAATTCGAATTGGTGACCAAATTAAGTCTAAtaacagaaaaatatttaattaagtcAAAAAGCCCTTAAgacttaaacaaaaaaaatttgaacAGTTAGTAATAACAAGCAATAATTGATTATACCTGTAAAGCAAACTATTATTGTCTTTATGCTTATAAGCAAACTAACCTAAGTGCGTCGTTGAGTCAtcaacaaattataaataattcagcaCACAATAAACTCAATTAGCAATACCTAGTTCAAGTATATTCTGGTCTTTAACCGTTTTGTATTCTTGGGTTGAagcaccaaaaaaaacacttaGCTTTAAAATGATTTCAAGCATTTGGTGgggtttaaaaataaacatcaAAGTGAGAAGCGGCGACGGAAGCACGAGTAAACAGAGTATCTGGTAAGGGGACCAAGGGGGATtgactaaaaataaatattgaaatggctatttttaaaccaaaaagCACCGTATCCGTTCTTCAATTGCACGAGCGCAAATTGAAGTTTCTAAATGGGGATCGGGCATATTGGTCCGCGCACTCTTACTGTTAATTGGCACCGCTCGAGCGAATCACTTTGCGAGTCTACCCAAATTGGTTTGAATTACCTCTTTAGACAACCGCGTCTGAGACCAATATGTTGAAAAGGGTCCGCACTTACAGCTTATTAAATAATACCATTGTTACATTCAATATACGCGACTTGAAATTTTGTTAAGCTTTCCATTACACTAATATTACATACCCTCTCATACTGTAGTATACAGTCGGGCCAGGGCTCTCTTATTTTCCCCAACACTGTCTCACTGCGCCGAAATCGTTATTGGCAGTTATATCAGCACATCGGCGCCTTACACCTGACCACTCTTAAGTTCACCGCCGAAGGAGGGGGTACTGGTAAGTGGGTGGGCAGGTGAAGGAATTTTTATCTTCAAGGGCTTGTGGCCAGACAGGTAAGTTCACACAACGTGGCCCGTGTCAAGGACAGTTTTCTTATGCAGGGCAAAGCTCTGTTGCCATGTATAAATGGAACACAATTTATACAAGTGTTGGGAAACTTATGTTACCTTTAGGTACATCAAAAAAATTGATGTAGTGCAATAGACATTACCCGAACTTGCATAGCTcttaacaataattttttgtaatacATAAGCACCTTgttattgtaattgttataaaatcCTGCCTTCCTCATCCGCAAACATGCACGGATTTTCTTGTGACACATTAGTCAAACCCATTACCTACAGCATGTGCAAACAAAACCAACCAAACCCCCTCTTTCactttctgtatttcatcttttttaaattgttgttgctgagGTCGGTGCCTGtcatattttacttatttattgaTCACTTGATTTATGTGGAAATgcttttgatatttttaacATTCGcttctatttctgtttttgcctCCAGGCGCATACACACACCTGCGATACAATCGGTAGATTTTAAGGAGTATTTCATTAAGGGGcattaaatggaatttaagCTGCCAAAGCGATTcgcttttgatttgatttcgaaTTTACTTGAAGTGAGCCGATTTGCAGAGTGTGTGTGACCATTACGTGGCGACGAACCGCGATTTCAAATCAATTATGACACTGAGCTCCAAAAAAATCTGGCGCCGACAACTGTGCGGAGTGTGCgataaacaaaatttgacattATTTTACAACCAGCCGTAATTAATTACAAGTTCTGTAGTGTCGGGCCCCTTTTTCTGGGAGTTATTTCCCGATGCACAAGTGTTAGCGGCCAgaacaaaaagcaaagtaaGCTAATGAAATGTCAAACTGAAGGACCGTCTTTAGCGTCTACCGCCAGATCCTCCAACACGTGCACTGGCACCCATCTCGGCGCCCACTCCAATGCCGGCGTCCATCCCAGCTCCAGGCCCGTCCTCAACGGCTTTGGACGCCCCGCCGCCGAGGGCTCCAAGATGTCCGCCCGCCCCCGCTGCTGCGCCCAGGCCCCCTTGGGCGGCACCTATAGCCTCGGGTTGACCTGGGACTTGGGACTGAGCCTCTGCGATGCTCTAATAGAAAGGAGCGTGGTTAATACACAATAAATCAATGGGTATTTTAATAACTCCGAACAGGATCAGCTTAAGACAAAAAGTAAGGGCCTCACGATTTTTAATAGTTAGTTCTACTTTTCTCGGAAAATTTAGTTTCAGACTTGAGAACTTACCCAAAGCATCGCACAAGTAATCCACGAAAACATTGCTAGTTTCATTTTTAGTAGAGTTCCTTTCGAGTGCAGGTTTTACTAAACAATATGTGGGTTTTGGCCAgcccttttttattttatactaTCATAACGCCCACCAAATTTCGCGGAAACGCCAACTTAGTATTATCCAAACACATATCTTGAGCAGCCTTGTCCCGATAGCATCTATCGTAACGCGACTTGGTTGTAAGCCATCAATTATATGTTATTATTCAATTGTGTTGTTGACAATCGCTTAATTGCTCCCGTGCCCAGTACATGCGTCTGACGTgagtttattaataaataactaaataattaACCAACCAGTTCAGTCGTCAACTAAATAGTGATATGATGACATTGCGACCAATACAGTTGTTATGGCGGGAAAATGATTGAGTAATATCGCGCAGTAAAAGGtcaatattaaacaaaactAACAACTTTGggaacaacaaaataatacCTCACATTCAAAGAAAATAATgtcaataatatttaatttaaaggaATTTAACTTAATGATATAAATTACTTATAGAActtaaagtacatttttttatgaaattggatatatgtatatatgtatgtatatttcatGACGTAAAGCTTGAAACTGAAATAATTgatctattattattttttttacagaCACGCCGTTCACACATTCTCAATAAATTGTCATCTTCCATTACTTATAACACCACagataataaaataagaaaataaaaggaaacattttttaatagtAGTATTACTTCACACGCACGAGTTCGGTGTACCGTGTACGAGTCCcatgtaaaaaaatatagcaCCTAAACCATATTTAGAATGTTACACATAGACACATAATCGAATATATATGAACATCGTTTATCATTGTTATATGCTGAACTGTGGGTGGTCGCAATAATAGACCATATTTCTGATTATCACGTAGACCATAAAGCGGGGAATGCTGGTTGtggtataataaaaatcaaaatgaaatgttaatcaaatgcaaaaataGCGATTGCGAATGGTTTTTTATACACATTGTTGTGGTTTATACATGTGCGTTTGGTTTCATTATCCATATGTCTATGTATTTTCATGGGGATAACCGTTTTATGCTGTAATAAgcttatttatgtttttgcttACTCGATTTGGATGTGGCGAAAACAATTTAGTTAGGAATTCCGGATTTGGAAATCAACAGcattaaatagttttaaaatatttttatatagtttttcTTATTGTTATTGAATATGAAATGGGATAttgttggtttttttatttatgttttctcatatttttaaattattaaaattcgAATGGCTTATTTCCCCAAGGCCGACCCATACCGCATAACAGCCTATGGTGCCACCCCGCATTACAGTATTATATCAGGCGCATCATGCTGATATTGCGGTTTATTCTTGGGAAATTTTTGACGCGTACGTGTGACATATTTTCTGGAGGCGCCGCCGATAAGGCGCTTAACACGACTGTAATAATAACAtgaaagacaaacaaaaacacacagggaaccaaaacaaaggcaacaacagcagacTATCCAAGACAACAATCCcacaaatacatacaaatatgtaGATTATACAAATGACAGTTGTCGTAGgtaatatgtttatatatgcacatacatatgtccatAAGAGTTGCTTCGCAACCGCCACTTTGGCGTTCAACTCGACTCGTCAATTCAATCTTCAATGTAAAGAATTACAACGATCTCGAATAAAACACGATTTCTGACTTATAACGAAACAGGCTAAACCTTTCTGAATCATTATTAATTTGGGAATTCAGTTACATAGTAATATGATCCTTTCTAAGCTAGATAGATACTTATTATACCATATTTTGTTTAGCTTTCTACGAAGTTTCAAAGAAACAAAATCCGTGGCTTCATCAACAACCAACTATTGCTTGATTTATTGTTTGGTTGTTAGTCCTCAATCAAGTCCGGCTAACGGTCTATTGTACATGTATCCCACGCAAGCAGGATGGAAAAGGAGAGGGGGTAATGTGCAGTTTGTGTTTATAAagtgtaaaattaaattatcatCGCACATATTCAATTATCCTGTAATAAAGTGCGCCTGAGAGGGCGGTCATCGAACTCGGTATACCCGAGGATACTTAACAGCTGTCTGGGGTCAGTTTGATGTCGCAGGTCGCTATCCCTTCGTTATTTGACGAATAGATTGAACTCAACTGCAACAAAACGTTTCTTAGAATGCTGTAGCACGACTATACGCAATTATAAGGaatactatttaaaataaaaaattaattaggTAAAATTACTCTTTCATCCCTTTATACAAAATAGATTAATGTGtattattacattattaaGCGGGTTCTTTCACTGCTTTTCgctttattttaatatatttattatgaGATTACTCATTTGAACGCAACTCTATGATAGCTTGTTTAACTCTTTTGAGTACCCTCACACTAAGCAATGAACTGGCGAAATGCGACaacaaaatgtttacaaatataaataaaacttacaTATTTCGATGAATATCCCTATGCAACGATTGACCTGTTGGAAAACTGGAAGCTCCATCATCCATGCTGGATGTACacacgtatgtacatatgtatgtgttaaCAAAACTGTAAGATCGCTTATTAACTCTCTgatttacacacacacaaataga
This portion of the Drosophila santomea strain STO CAGO 1482 chromosome 3L, Prin_Dsan_1.1, whole genome shotgun sequence genome encodes:
- the LOC120448600 gene encoding glycine-rich protein 5; the protein is MKLAMFSWITCAMLWSIAEAQSQVPGQPEAIGAAQGGLGAAAGAGGHLGALGGGASKAVEDGPGAGMDAGIGVGAEMGASARVGGSGGRR